TTGCTTTCCGTATTAATGTGTAGTGAATATATATGTGAACCAAAAATGACGTAGAAATATTGGTATTGTAACAAAAGACAAGTTTGCAATTTTGTTAATCAAACCCTTAAAATTGCTTAATTTATGAACTTAACTCTGAAGAGATAGCATATTATGAGCCCATATATTGTATAAATAATGTTTCCGGACATTAATCCTGGGTGGCGACTCTGACATATTAAATTAGCTCGAAAACATGACAAAATGCTAATAAGTAAAACATACACCGAAAAGGACACACCTCATGTCATCCTTAAAAACGTTAAGTGATAGTGTATTGTTTAAATGGAGCCCATTTTATCGAACCAAAAGGATAAACGGATTCCGAGCACTCACAGTGACGATTCTGCTTGGGTGTGCATACTTCTAAAATACTCATTAGTTGTACCCTTATAAATCACTAGAACTCCTAAACGATGAGAGGTGTAGATAAGTATAGTTGATGTGCCCTAGTTCGTAGGCATTGGTCCTGCAATATGTATTAGACATTTTGTATATTGTTTGAATACATTGCATATATGTTATATGAATAAAGGCAATAATTCATAATGTTTATATCTTGTACTATGAAACATGTATGGAGTCTCCGTTGATTGATAATCATGAAACGTCTTAGACCTATTCTATTCGTGGGAATGAATATAACTAAAGGTTTATGCATCTAGTATCTGTGTAGTTGTGTAGGAAGCACTACTACAACACTTGTATAGTCAGATGTGGATACAGGTACGCATTGATGTAGCTCAATGTGGGACTGGACCAATCCACTCTAGAAAGATTCATGGTGAACGTGCCATTGATCTTTCTAAGTGTAGAACTCTATTATCTCCAGAACTATTATCTCAAGGTGGTTTTGACTGACTTTTTCTCACCTCGGACCTGAAATCATGGTAAGGGTAAGGCATCAGGTGTGTTTTTATTCATGTCCATGTATTTACGTATAGTTCAGGTTTTAAAATCAAGGTTTAGCTACAAGGCACAAAACTGTCCCTTTACAGGCTATGAATGATCGGCCACACGACGTGGCCGATTAGCCATAACTTGTTACTCTTGGCTATTCTTCTCATGTAGCCGATCAACTACTTGATGTGACCGATCGTCCATAGTCGAATATGAATATGGCTGATCGGCCACCATGACGAGAGAATAGAGACAAATTACGTTTTCCTCGTTCTAAGTGTACTCGAGTTAATTCTGACCGTCCTAAATGCATAAAGTATATTATGTGATGTTTTAAGATATGCATTTCAAATCATAACCCGATTTTAACCTACTTTTtgcacaaaaacaaaaattgttTAAATTCAAATGGGTCAAAGGACATTATCGTTAAGGAGGAGCAAGGAATTTCTTGTAGCATTTGGAGGCTTTCTCCTTATTGAAGACAGTGGTAGGAGTAGAATCTAACCCCGAGAGGTTAGGGGCGAAAGCTGGATCCCTAGGAGCTTATAAGAGTGGAGCTGGAGCCTCTATAGTGATAGGATTCAAACCCCGAGGTTCAGAGGAAGTGGAAGAACCACAATTTCGACCTAGAGTGGATGCCATAGGTCTTTTGACAGTGATTTTGAGTCTCTTGCCTAAGCCTTTGAGGTGATCCATGGAAGAGGATGTAGAAATTTATAGAGAGATGGGGGAGCTCAAAGGGGTTTATGTTATGTTTGGAATGAGAAGGGTGGGAAAATGAAGTGGTTTAAACTGTTTATATTCCCCCGTAATCGTCTGCCGGGCTGATTGGCTACCCGACATGGCCGATCAGCCACCACTTAATGTACATCGGCTTCATGATGTGGCCGATCGGTGATAGCTTCATTATTTCCATTGGCTACCCAATGTGGCCGATCAGCCATGTCTTATCAGCTCCTTGTGGCCAAACAGCCACACGAAATGGTCGATCGACCTTCTGAGGAAGTTTCTTAAtaatttgataatatttgttTTGACTGGCCATGATTCGTAACCATTTAAAGACACTATTAACCCCGAGAAAATGGACTCTCTATATTCTTTACACAGGAAATACAAATTCAAATGCAACGATAATTTGACAGGTCACAGATTGTCATTTCAACACAACCAACACCTCTCGGATGAGGTCATAAAAGTCCAAACCTCCCAAACAAGGTCGTAAAAGTCTAAATATCAATTCGGTTACCAAAACCTCCTAGACGAGGTCATAAaaatccaaaatatcatttttaattttacatGTTGTAGCTGGAGTAATTTTTTACCCCTTGGGTTTTCAAGTTGCAATATGATATCTATATTCTTTGCACTTAGTATAATTCATACCTCGCAATAGAGGTTTCTAATTTGCATGAATCAATTGTACGTTCTGAAATTGGAGTAATTCTTACTCCTCGGGTTTCCAAGTTGCGTAATATGTTGGGATTCTATGTTCCTTGCATTTAGAGTAATTTCTACCTCTTGGGTTTCTAAATTGCAGGATGTTTGTCAGTTCCATTATATTCTCTATGTTTAGTGCAATTCATACCTCGAGATACAGGTTACTAACTTGCAGGAATTAGTTACACTTTTTGCAGCTCATGTAATTTTTACCCTATGGGTTTCCAAGTTGTAAAATGTTTCGGTCTTATTCTGTATCTAAAGTAATTCTTACCCGAGACAAAGGTTTCTATTTGCAGGAAGCAATGATTTAAGTTCAATTTTCTGTAATTAGAATAATTCTTTCCTCTGAGGAGGTTTCTTTTTGCAGAAGGTGTTCTTTCACCCGGGCATTATTCTCAATCGAGGagacaaaatatattttttcttcgAAAATGTCGATTGAGGAATAATACGGGTCATATAGGAAAATGTACATCGAGAGGACTATCGACCGCTCAGGTTTGCTTCTCTCTTCCTTCTCACCGTGCTCTTTTCGATTAAATATTTTAACACCAAGCTCAAAGGTCGACATCTTGACTTCAAAAGGCGTTTAATTGGGAGGCAGGCTGTGAGCacggactttttcaatcctaaTGATGAGATTAAGTTGCATGTGCTCAGTATATTGCAAGTGGTCTTCACATCGCGTCGTACGGGATCATGAACTGGAACCCGAGGCATATTTTTAGAAAAACTGGGTTTTATTCAAGGGTGTAGCCGATCGGCTACAAGTGATGGCCGATCAGTGGTCTTTATTTCAAAATGTCAATGTTTTACAAAAGGAGAAATCTGCCCCATTTACCTGTTTGTGGTTGATTGGCCACAGGGTGTAACCGATCGGCCATCCGTAGTAGTCGATCGGTCATCCGTAGTAACCGACCGGATAACACAGTTGAAACTGTGTTGTATCAAATCTGTTTCTTATTTCAACAAATTCGGGTTCATGCTCGGGTTCTGTTCGAGAGTCTGTTCGATTGCGTTCGTGATTCAACGTCTACGCAAAACTAGATAACAACCTGGAAGGTAACTTCTGAAGGATTTAAAAGTCTAATTTATTAATTGCAACTCATTTTACTTCATATTTGTGTTACTGTCATTGTTGAGGTTGAAGCAGAATTATGCAGTTCTGTGTATGGTGGCCAATCGGCTACTGGCCCAGAATCCTAGAATTCTGTCTTAATTCATTATGTCGGGTTGAGTCTGTAATTTTCTAGAttctataaatttatatttcagtatgcaattttagatatttaattgtttaatatgTGAAATAAAATCAATTACGAGTCAAAGGGTATTTTCAGTATTATTGAAAATATTAAATCGGTTAGAATTGATAGACTAAGTTATCGGATCCAATTGCTATGTTGTTGTGCTAGATTTATAGGATATGGTTAAGTCCTATGTGATCGAGTCCGGTGTCGTAGTGTAAATCCGAAAGACGTGTCCAAATATCCTGCGGCTAACATTTGTATGTTTTTACAGGTTTAATAGTTTTATTTAGGACTAGATCAATTGTATAGGATTTGATATTAAATCGGATTGTAATTTACAATTCCGAATTTATTTATCGCTTTCCGTATTAATATGTAGTGAATATATATGTGAACCGAAAATGACATAGAAATATTGGTATTTTAACAAAAGTATAAGTCTACGATTTTATTAATCAACCCCTTAAAATTGCTTAATTCACGAACTCAACTTTGAAAGATGGTATAGTGTGAACTCATATGTCATGTAAATTATGTTCATGGACATTAATCCTGGGTAGTGACTCTAACATGTTAAATTAGTCCGAAAACATGATAAAAGactaagaagtaaaacatacatTGGAAGGGACACACCTCATGTCGTCCTTAAAAACGTTAAGTGGCAGTATATTGTTCAAATAGAAAACTTTTTACCGAACTAAATGATAAACGGGTTCTGAGGCTCTCATAATGACCTTTTTTGCGACCgggtgatcaattgattacattttacgcaagtttagggagctaactgaacattttatgcaagttcaaggggctatcggcacactttgaaagttcaggagaccaatcaagctttttggacaagttcagtggGCAAATGATTTATTAAGCCTTTCTTTTATTAGGAATTGGAGAATATGGAGTATAactataagttttaattttagtttaatttacgTTTTCTATCTATTGTTAGATTTTAGACTTGGTCtcttataaaaaaattgtaaacAGAAAATAATATGGTTCGGTTTTTTTCGTTTATGcctaaaccgaaccgaaccgaaccaaaattaCTAAGAAATTAGAATCAAACCAAATCAAATTACAACTTGATTCgattttttcagtttttgattcGGTTTTGCTCACTCCTAAATAAAACGGTACAAACACAGGCTGATTGCTGATTGAGAAACAAACAGCAGCTGCTGTTCCAATCAGCATCCTTTTGCAACTTTTAGTAAGAAAAGCAGGAGCTGGTCTTTTCTTTACTGAAGTGCCCTCCTAAATATGCCAATGTTTATTGTAATTGAGTTTTAATTGTTTATAGAAACAAATTGTCTGCCGAATTTATCCATAAAGTTTGATTAGCACCTAAATATTTTCTAATAGCCCCCTTAaagtgtaattaattaattacaggttaaaaaaagaaaactgCATGCTTTAGGATGTGTTGCATACGCCTTTAGGGTCCATGATAGGTCTTTTTATATACTAACAACAATagttaatcataattttatcaaaaactaATAATCAAACAGCAGCAAACAGTAAATAACAAACAGTAACAGCAAACATTAAACTGCATCACCCCTAAACTTATAACACATTGAATTCTCCATGCCACCAATATCCAGTAATTGGAATTGGATCTTCAACATTGAAAATATCAAAAGCTAAGCCAAAACAAGTAGAGTTTTCAATTTAtactaaaagaaaaaaaaaatggcatGCTTAAACTGAGCTGAAGTTTGGAATTTGGATTGATTTCCTACATTTTATTAGAATCCGAGTTCCATATTTTACAAAGCATAATTACCCCAACATTTTGGATTTTGGACAATTAATTGACAATCCTCTGCCAGCAAACTGGCGCCATAGCTCTACATAGCTTCTAATTTCTATACCTTTATTTTTACCACCTTCTGATCTTTCAGTTCAAAACGAGAAacacaaaagtaaaaaaaaattaaaaaaaaaagacaacttTTCAACTGAAGCTTCAGTCCTGATGATGTCGCAGTAACTTGAGCCCAACCAGTTTTCTTCCTCTGTCAGAGAAGACCAAGGCACATGGGATCATTCATACATAGATTCTGAAAGCCACACAATTCCTTCCAACATGTCAAAACGAAAAACGGTTGCTGTTAGCTTCTTGTTTCACTGTATTTTCTAAGCAAGGTAAAAAAACCATTAAAAAGAAGGGTAAAATAGTGCGTCAGACCCAGGGACAGCCATTTACAGTAAAAATGATTCAAATTCAATCTATAACATGGTGTTGCTGTTATATGCCTAAACTTGAACAAAGAAAAGAGCAAATGCCACCACACAATAAGGGAATTCTTGGCAAGTTTCAAAACTTAAAtatcaaagaacaaaacaaatatttCTCATAAAAGCAGAAGGAACTTGATTATCATTTCATCAATTGTGCGGAATAGCAGTCCCAGCCCAACAACATTATATTCAATATACTCTGCTGCATTAATCGCACCACAAAATTTTCAAATACCATGTAAATTATCAAAAAACGAAACAGAAAATGCAGTCAAAGGAAAATGGATTCTGAAGTTTAAATACAGATGCAGTTCATCCTACAGCATTGGTATAAGATACATTCTTAGAATGAACTTAGCACATAAGAGATGCGTTATTTGGTGCATAACAGGTTCATAAATGAAACTTGTgatgcacaaattttggatgATCAGATCACATCAATTTCCTGATAAAAAAACATGGAGGATGAGAGGAAGTTGAAGATATCTTAATCAAATGCCAACATGCTTCATGATTCTTACTGACTTTTCCATTCATAGTAATGACCAGACATCAAATATTTATATATCTCtagttttctttattttacttGTATAAATTCCCGTCAACCATATGTATTACTGTTCTTTCAGACAACTTCATGCCATTACTGAAAAAGATTTGTATTCAATTCCTCAAATAATAATGGACCTTTTCATAATTACAAACTGATAAAATTTGAGTTACAACGATCAGATGCAAGGAAGTGTACCAGTACTAGACAGAGGATAATTTAATACAGTTCAGATAATCTTACTACAATTTCAAGTACCTCTGCTATTCTGATCAACTCAATGCTGCCCATGGCTTCTACTCATAGAAGGTCGTCGGATAAGCTTTTGCCCTGGAGTTTGATTGTCATCCTGTAAAACAAATTCAAGCCAAGCCAAATAGGATGAGAATGCAAATGAATCTCTTTGAACATATAACTAGATATGTAGAGACAAGGATCAAGATAAAGTCACTCTCCTACACCTAATAATTGCCTTTGTAGACAGCCAATGGAAGTTGTGCAAACATGTGTAGCTAATAATTTTTTTGCACTCAACAAACTTTGCTAGGACAATGAAATGGGTAAAACTATGTCCATCAAGTTACCAGTATCCTAGTCAAATTTTTGTAGATTTATCACCAAACAAGTTATAATTGAACGCAGAATAAATAGACAATTGAAAAGCAAGGGAGGAAAGGTTATATCCTTCATTTACCATAGAATAGAAAATTATAAATTCAAGACAAGAAACAGTTGACCTTGTATAATGATGCAGCTGACTCAGACTGCACTGTTTGAATAGGAATGTGGCCCAGTGATTGCAGTGCATCTAATGCATCCAATGTCAGCTGCCACCCAGAGAGTGCAGCAGCATCAGTGCTATTGCCAGAACTACGGCTACCACATCCAGCAGCAGCAACATTTCCATTCACCCATGGACAAAACTGATTGTGATGAATAATTGGATCAAACTCTACGGCCTCTTCATAATTGCTTTCACCTTTCGGAGGCCCTGAAAATCAAGTAGTATGAAGAATTAATTAATCTATACGAATTTCAAAGTTCAAAACTTTTGGGTAAGAAATGGATCATGCTTTACTTCCACTTCATCACAAATCATCCAATGCAAGCACACAATCCAAGACCCACGAAGAGAAACTGCACAATAGCACAGGATTACTCACAAAAAAGGTCTAAAATAGTACTATATGTACCTATCCCATTGGCAACAGCATAATCTGACTCTACGCATGGAAAATTACTAGTCGAAGATGACTTTCCAGCTTTGTTGAACCCTTTCTTGGCTGTTTGATAGCCAGAATACATGTTTGCATTGCAGGAAAGAGAAGGGTGGGCATTGTTATCCAGGGCTAACTTGCGGCTGTTGCTTGCCTTTTCACCACTTTCCAGAGATTCAGCCTTCGTAGAACCATCTATCTTTGAGCCACTATCAGCCCTTTCAACAGATCGAAACAACATCTCCTGGCTATCATCAGGAGCATCTCCCCTATTTATTTCATCAGGGACAATCTCATCCATTAGCCCAGGACCAGGAGCAGATTCACCTGTTTGACCTTGATTTTCAGCATCTTCTATTCTGGGTTCCACATCACCAACAACACTATCTGCTCTATGGACAGAGACATCATTCCCATGAATTTCAGCTTCATGACTAGCACACATACCAACACTGCCTCCACTAACACCAAAACTAAGACCATCTCGAGCCTGAGCTGTTACAGTTTCTGCATTGAAGATTTCTTCACCGTCATTTGTGCTACTAACACCCATTTCCCCAGCAGCTACTTCAGCAGGTCTGAAACAAATGCTTTGCTGGGCTTGATTGCTGTAATTCAGTTCAGATGTCTCATTCATGTCCAGATTGCCATACATACTGGATGAGGGAAAATGAACATCATCAACATCTCCAGGATAGTTTTCAACACTTTCCATAGAGTCATCACCTGCCGTGTGACAGATTGTATCCATGGCAATGACAGATGATGCACGTGTTGAATCCCTAGTTGATGGTATTCCTGCAGCTTGGTCACTTCCTTGacgaaataaattaattctaCTTCCATCAGGATAAATTTCAAGACCCACTGAATGGCTAGGACCAGCACCAGATGAATCTCTCTGATATGTTGAACAGTTCGTATCAAAAAAATCCGACTCACGAGCACGTTTTGATGGTCCAGCAGAAAACTGTCTCCCATCAGTGACTTCGTCACCATCGCGATCTATGACAGTTCCCTCCACACTATCAGTTGGCTGCGTCATAATATGAGACCTATCAACTGAGCTTCCACCTATTTCTAAGCTCCGTTTGCGAGAACTAGGACCTCTTGATTCATATGAAGCAGCACGATCACCAACTTCACTGCCTGCAGGTTGACCAATCATTAAGTCTCTACCCATGTCTGCATCACGAATATTTTCAGATATTGTTGCCCTGTCTGCCTGAAAAAAGGGCAAGGCCCCAGCCATAGTAAGATTCAAATCAACATCAGCACTCTGCAGCAATTTACCCTTGTCAGTTGTTGCAACTTCTTCTCGATCTTCTGTATGTTCTTTCTCCGTGTCATCAGCAGCAACCCAACCACTGATGCCACTGGCAGCACTTACCCCACGTGTCAATGCCATTTTTTTGCTCACATCAGGCATATCGATGTTGTTGGATGCAAAACGAGCAGGACGTGGAAAAGTCAAGAAATCCAATATCCTTACAGTAGCACCGCACAAGCTACAATCTAGTAAAGGTGACCTGGAATCATATCTTGACTCTATCGCTAACAGCTTGCTTTTCCCATTGTCCTTTTTGGCTGAAGCAGAGTGTGCTTTCATGCTTGGACTAGGATCATGTGAGAAATGGACTTGGGCCTGAGCAGGGCCAAGAGAACACCCATTTCGAGCTGATTGGGCAGAATGTTCTTCACAATCTTGAACATTTGGAAGCCATCTTGGCTCCCAGCCACACAGACTTATAAGCTTCTGGGCCTGCCAAAGAAAATATTTCAGGAAAGCATGAGCCAATGAATCAGATAGAGAGAGTATGCAAAATTAGAAAAGTACAATCACACAGCAGACAGAAGAAAGTAAATAAATGAGCActcaaaaaataaacaaaatgcaATAATGTATCTTACACGAGAATACACATAGAAGCCTCCATCTCTAGAGCTCTCAAGATCTGGTATGATTTCCAGCTTGAAATCGCCTTCTCCAGAAATAAAATTCTGTGACTGGGATAAAAAGCGATCAATCACTTGAGCACGAGAAACCCGCATTTGCTCAACTGCACATGCAGAAACTATAGGAAGAAACTGAAACTGCAGTAGTCCATCACATCTGTCTTTATATCCACCAATTAGAGCAGATTGAGGAGTTGGAGGGAACTGCACCAAGCTTTCTGGGCAGCTGTTCCCTCTCCAAGGGCAGCTGGCTTTGTGGCCATCATCAAGCTGTTTGGAAAAGGCTTCCCCAGCACTTTCAACTTcaatcaaaaaagaaaaaaaaaaggcaacCATAAGTGTAGCACAATGAACTCTACCAACATGATTTAGACATTGATTAGAAAATCAAAAGGACTCTGCCTAACCAAGTGACAACAGAACATATCAACTTGTAACTAACATCACGCACTTTGGCCTAACAAAAGGGGATATCAGAGAGAACCATCAAacaccaaaattttatcattacCATTCCAAGTAACTCTATTTTCTCTTTTCGTATCAAAGCTGCAATAGGATGAATTTTATAACAATCCACAAGTTTATTATCACAAACACCAAAATTGTATCATTACCATTCCAAGTAACTCTATTTTATCTTTTCATATCAAAGTTGCAAGCAATAGGATGAACTTTATAACAATCCACAAGTTTATTATCAAAAACAACAAAACTCCATGGAGTGAAGAACTAGAACATTGTTCAGAGCTTTAATTTCACCTATAGAAAAAAATGGAACAATTGGTTCCCAGTAGCAAACTAAATTAGAAATGACAACCCTTCAACTTATGTTTGTTTCTTATCTATCATTTCTCATTTCATGCAGCTTCCTTCTGCATTAGAAACGCAGGGAAACCAGGATTATGCATTACCTTCTCTCTTTATAGAACAACCCTTAACATCAATGTTGTGAGGTCATAGGACATGTAAGATAAAGCTGGTTTAATTCAGTGTGTGAAATCACGTAGGAATGAGATTTGATGTGCTGCAATTACAATAGCTAACCTTCTGCAGGAGTCCAGGAAGGTGACAAAACAAAACTCAGGCATGCACCACATGATTCACACACAATTTTGTCAATATCAATGTTCATCCAACCTCTCTGAGCACAAGCCAATGAACTAGCAGTCTGCAAGAATAAGAACAGTAACATCAATCCCCATATCTACAACTCAAGCCAGAAATTCAGAACAAAGCAAGGAAACACCAAAAAGACTGAAGCTATTTTAAATGAAAATACATATATCAACTTGAAAGGCATTCTTATCAAATTCCCACAGAAGTGTTTGCAAGAGTTACATCATCCCTGCATCTCTAGGAAAATCAGGAATTCTTAAACAAATAGGTTTTATCAGCTTATATTAACATAATTTTTAAGCCCTTTATATAATGCATTTGAAGCAAGATTCATATCTGCAGACACAACTAGTATATATTCACCAACTCAGTTCAGTATTGAATAAGATTTGAAAGTACATATCCAAAAATGTTCAATAAATCTTACTCTAATATGCAATAGTATACATTCAAGAGGAATCTGGCTTAACTTTGAAACCATATTCTTGGAATCTGGTTATCACATATTATAGATAAAAATGATCTTCAAGCTCAGATAATTAATTTACAATGCAAGATGAAATTTTTGGAAGTTCTACAAATTCTTAATTCTTTTTACCTTTTATGCCAGCACCCAACCTTAACTTATTTATGTCCATTAAAACCAGTCAGTGGTCAGCGTCCTTGTAAATTATGTAATTGGAACACAAAAACAGATCAATAATTACCATGCAATATTTTCTCTTTTGCAAGACTTATTTATATAAATCAAATGTCATGTAAACCTAATCAAGACTAAACATTACAGCTACTATACATCAACGATGGGAGCACCTTAGGCTTTCCAACCCAATTAGAAGGCTTAAAAGTAGCCAAGCGTCTCAGCAAATCCCCTCTTTCCCACGGCCTGCATGAAGGCTTTGACATTCCAAGAACAGAACCACCAGCACTGGTGCTCAAGGAGGTCCATGGCACCTGCGAACCAACACAAGATACAGATGCTGCTTTGGAATTATGCGCATGACTGGACCTCGCAATGCTGCCAACATTTGCCGGACCAGCAGGTGAGGATGCCCCGGCAGAACTGGAGAAAggcaaaagaaaataaatgtaAATGTATTTGCATAAGTTCACCAACGTattccattttcttttctttctcttcctcaACTTTTCTCACGCTATCAAATCCCtcctaaaaatatttaattcctAACCCCCACCACCCTTTGCAGCTCCCTTAAAAAACGAGTAAGCAACAAAGCATAAgaataacaataaaaagaaatgCTAATGTTCTGAGCTCCGCAATATTGCTGTAAGAGGAGAAGGGCAAAAACtacgaaaaagaaaaataaaacactcCTATTCCTTCTCCTCCGCTTTTACATGGACCAATCAACCAATTAACCCGTGAGAAAACAAACGCAGACTGCAAATTCAGAAACCCTAATTTAAGAGGAGCTAAGTGAATTCAAAAACATGGAGCAACTAAAACCCAGAATTAGAGATCAAGAATGCAGGAGTGAGAATTTGAGCTAGGGAAAGGAAGGAGAAAGGAGTGATCTAGTACCTGGCAGCAGGAGTGGCATCCATGGTCCCGCCGGAGCTGATAACTTCTTCTCTCATTAGGCTACTGAAAGGAGAAAAAAATGTTAGCTTGctttgttctttcttttttttttctccccGGCCCGGTTCGAAGCGATGATCGAATcaaatttgagagagagagagatgtaTTTTTATAGCGAGTAGAGTATACACTAAATATTCCATTCGCGTGGCGCGTAATACTCCAGTCCAAactaatttatgtttttatgcaTTAACTCAAATTttgcagttttttttttaaaattaagcaATTTGTGTTAGTTTCTATTGATActtgaatttttattaaatttaataacaattaagaaactgtaaaaaaaacagaaatgtATTTCATTAAAATTCGCATAATTAGTTCggggttttatttaattaatttgaactgttttataaaaaaattatgggttgttttataaataaaaaaaattatataagaagACATCAAATACACAAATTAACGCATAGAAACATATATGTTCTGTGAGAGAAGCTCTAGCTTCTCTCTAACTCCTCATACACTTCTATCTTTTTTTCTCTTCTAAATCTCTTATTTTTGCAACTTTCCACCATCATCATTGTAGTTCAACGTTTCCGATCTTGCTTTTTACCAGGTTTACTcttagaggaggaagaaggaagcttgtcttccttcttcctcctcccatttaGGTTTAGATCTACTTTTTCTTGTTTGCTTGAAATCCATATTCCTTATTGAACTTCTTTTTCCGTCGGATCTGCACTTGTTAGctatatttctttcatttattcttttttcggtcttagcaagagcggaaaatgttcatcttgtccgtagatctatagatctacgtggttgcagaAAAAGAAATGACTCGGATCCGAACATCCGAAAGAGCCTAAATGATGAAGTATGGGTTACAATGTTTTTTCAATGGGAATCGACTTACAAGAAGGAtatgatttctatttttattgtatttttactttttattgtattgctctttgtagtctttgtATTGCTCGTTGTAGTCTTtctattgctctttgtagtctctTTTATTCCCTTTGTGGATCTTGTACTGGCTCTAGCTTGTATGTGTAGGAAGTCTTATTTGCTG
The sequence above is drawn from the Euphorbia lathyris chromosome 6, ddEupLath1.1, whole genome shotgun sequence genome and encodes:
- the LOC136232407 gene encoding uncharacterized protein, coding for MREEVISSGGTMDATPAASSAGASSPAGPANVGSIARSSHAHNSKAASVSCVGSQVPWTSLSTSAGGSVLGMSKPSCRPWERGDLLRRLATFKPSNWVGKPKTASSLACAQRGWMNIDIDKIVCESCGACLSFVLSPSWTPAEVESAGEAFSKQLDDGHKASCPWRGNSCPESLVQFPPTPQSALIGGYKDRCDGLLQFQFLPIVSACAVEQMRVSRAQVIDRFLSQSQNFISGEGDFKLEIIPDLESSRDGGFYVYSRAQKLISLCGWEPRWLPNVQDCEEHSAQSARNGCSLGPAQAQVHFSHDPSPSMKAHSASAKKDNGKSKLLAIESRYDSRSPLLDCSLCGATVRILDFLTFPRPARFASNNIDMPDVSKKMALTRGVSAASGISGWVAADDTEKEHTEDREEVATTDKGKLLQSADVDLNLTMAGALPFFQADRATISENIRDADMGRDLMIGQPAGSEVGDRAASYESRGPSSRKRSLEIGGSSVDRSHIMTQPTDSVEGTVIDRDGDEVTDGRQFSAGPSKRARESDFFDTNCSTYQRDSSGAGPSHSVGLEIYPDGSRINLFRQGSDQAAGIPSTRDSTRASSVIAMDTICHTAGDDSMESVENYPGDVDDVHFPSSSMYGNLDMNETSELNYSNQAQQSICFRPAEVAAGEMGVSSTNDGEEIFNAETVTAQARDGLSFGVSGGSVGMCASHEAEIHGNDVSVHRADSVVGDVEPRIEDAENQGQTGESAPGPGLMDEIVPDEINRGDAPDDSQEMLFRSVERADSGSKIDGSTKAESLESGEKASNSRKLALDNNAHPSLSCNANMYSGYQTAKKGFNKAGKSSSTSNFPCVESDYAVANGIGPPKGESNYEEAVEFDPIIHHNQFCPWVNGNVAAAGCGSRSSGNSTDAAALSGWQLTLDALDALQSLGHIPIQTVQSESAASLYKDDNQTPGQKLIRRPSMSRSHGQH